The DNA window agaaaataatcTCCGTAATTCCGtaattgtattttaatttttactttaCAGTTTTTAGCCCAATTCTTTTTTCATGGATTTTCCCTGGTTCTCCTGAACCTCGTATTGCTACAGTCTCGTGGAATATTGTAGTACAGCTCTATCTCTTTGATAAAATAAtggatattttattttattaaatattactaTTCCTGTTTCTGTACCACGATTTTCAATATTCTATGTACTACGTCTACACCTTACCGACTGGCCTGGACTGGATCATAAGTTTTGGATTAGAAGTATTGATAAAAATTCTTTCATTCAAATTTCAACCATAGCAGTCTATGAGATGTCAGTTATCCATACATGTCTATATGCTCTCTGTAACCAGTCAGTTCATCAGAATATTTTATTCATGACGGGTGTGATCAAAAAAGAATAAGTCTGCCAAATTTTTCAGTCCTCTCGGAAAATAGATCGAAAAGTAACTCATCAAAACAACTAGCACCAAAATGCCAAGAGTaagttaaaaagaaaataatcaCCTATTgtgcataattttattttaattttttctttacagTTTTTAGCCCAATTCTTTTTTCATGGATTTTCCCTGGTTCTCCTGAACCTCGTATTGCTGCAGACTCGTGGACTGTTTTAGTACCCCTTTATCCCTTTGACAAAATTATGgatatgttattttattaaatattactaTTCCGGTTTCTGTGCCACGATTGTCAATATTCTATATGCTGCGTCTACTCCATACCAACTGGCCTGGACTGGAACATAGAATATGGATTATAGGTTGGAccgtttcaaaattttcggcATTTTTCATTACTTGGTTAATCTatgtttgaaaaataaaattttaagaaaaaactattttggtttacttcctttatttttgaaattgtaataAGGTCTGTTCCGGCATTAGAAATGTGCTCCGATTAGTTTCAGGTACATACGTTTGGGTTTGTATGTTCATAGAGCTCCGGTGTCCGGACAAAAGCCGGACATCATGGGTCGACTTAAGAGCTTTTACAACAGGCCACACCTGTGGCCCCTAATACGAACAAGGAATaaatacactgagagaaaggACTCTATCTGTatgattcatttttaaataaagtctttcttaataaataaagttttaataaatatgcCAAGAGCTGCCATTTCATGTGGGCGTTCAGCGAAAGTTGAACAACGCCAAAAGCCTAAGGATGACAAcatgccccaaaaaaaaagaataaatgcAAGGACGAACAAAAGAAAGTctggtatacaaaaaaaatacatgtatatacattttaattattttcatcttaagtattttttaaccAGTTTCTTCCTTCTATATGTCTAAGTATAGAATCTAAAAACTAAAGATCTGTGGTTATATGTTTgataaataaatgtattttaaaaaaatctaaaaaattgtGATCCTTTACAGTTCAAAGTAAATCAAttaattgaaacaaaattttgaataataaaaaaaggttaagccattttttttgaatatggTTAATAGTTTTTGGCAGTGCATTTCACACACTCGCACTGATGGCCTTTTGTATGCAAATACCCCCCATGTTAATGCCACAAATGCGCCTAAAATTATGTTAAGCACTTGCCAGCTTTGCCAGCACCAGGAATTTTGCTGAAAGGATGGGGAGGCGACAACACCAGGATGGTTGCTGCTCAGCCAGGATTCTCGAAAAAGACAGGCAACGGCAACCGGCAATGGAAAGGACAAGGACTAGGGTCCTGGCATCTGGCATCCGGAAGCCGGTAGAGCGTTGATGGCTTAGGCTCATTTATAAATCGACGACAGTAAATTATAAATGGAATTACTATTGGAACTAGCAGGGACTTAAGGACTCTTACCTATGTTATCCCTATCCTATACGTATGCCTGGCTCTTTCCAACGAGCTAAAGCCGTCTCTGTTGCTacttaaaatatttggaatgtggtatgtctgtgtgtgtttgggtgaATTATATCAACGCCTTTGGTGAAATTTAGCTGTCGACTGTCTTTGGCAGATGGAAACGAGACAGAAAGGGGCCTCAGGAAAGAGATGGAACGTCCACAGGCGACAGAGAGGGGAACAAACAatgacagagacagagacacaAACACATAAATGTTGCAGTATATTAAAGTTCAAAAAGGCAACGACAGTATGACTTAGAGAACGCAATTCTGTCAAAAAAGGACGTTCctaaaataaaggaaaaatatCAGTAGTAATAGGGGAACGAGGCCAGGGCAATCGGACGGGGGGAGTAGGGTAAGGCACAAGGACAAGAGCTGCCATTTCATGTGGGCGTTTGGCGAAAGTTGAACAACGCCAAAAGCCTAAGGATGACAACatgcccccaaaaaaaaaaagaataaatgcAAGGACGAACCAAAGAAAGTctggtatacaaaaaaaatgatatcCCGAAGCCAAGAAGTAGGATCCAGGAACCAAGACATTGGCATGTTAGgccacagcaaaaaaaaaaacaagtcccTAGAAACTACCGATGACAGCGTGAgaagatgtttttttttttaatatcattttttttaagttttcttatttATAAACTTATCATATAtagaataattatatttaaataattagtcttttatttctatatattttctgAATTTAGAGAAGCCTTAAATTGTTTTCCATCGCCAACCCAAGAAGGAGATGTGGATTCCGGCGAGGATTTTCGCTTGCAAACTGGAGAAAAAGACGAAAAGCCTCGCGAGTTGCCATTTGGCGACTTCTCAGGCAGTAAGTTCTTTCTCCCACACATTCCCCACCGCTCCCTACAAACTCCTCATACGAAACGACAAGGACGAGGACGCGGACGAGCACTAGGACATGGTTGGATGGCTTAGGAAGTAATTTTAGGATTGTAAATCCTTTTGGAAAATTATAGCGACAGTCAGCTTGTAGTTAGTGGCAGCAGGCGTCGCTAAAAAGTGGGATAGCCGaaggatatacatacatacgtatagGTATATATTCCACCATATGTGTACCTACATATATAGAGATGGAGGGGTGGAAACGTAGACAGGACTATCATAAGATCAGGCACACACAAATTGTGTTAGCTGCTccaaaatgcacaaaaattGTGCAAAACACAAGCGCACACAAACAATTTTAGATAGAGATGGAAATTGCCAGATATATGATAGTCAAGGACTAAGGACTAGGGAGTCAGGGCTCAGGATTTGGGACACAGGACTCGGGCTGGGCTGGCGTCCCGGCTCAAGACTGAGGAAGCACATACGcgaaaatattcaaatgacATTTTGTaggaactgaaactgaaactgaaacataagccaaagccaaagaacGTTACTTCCTCTTCCCCAAAAACGAGACAAAGCTAGAGATGAAACAAAAGGGTCGAAGGACGAAGGACTCTGCAAAATggtgcagctgcagctgcagctgcaggaTGGCCGCCGGGTGAAAGTGGGCAAACCGAGCCACATAAATCTAACCAAAAGTCTAGttctaagaaaaaaaatatgaaaaaaataacaaacacaTAAAAAATCAAGTAGAAACTATtttcacacaaaaaaatccTTGTTCCAAGTACCCTATAAATCAAGGATATGGGAAATATGTGAAATAAGTATAATTCCTTATTATTAAATTAGGAATAAACTAAATTCCAAAAATGCTTGccttatatttaattaataaattagttAAGCTGTGCTTAATAGTTATAGATACTTTGTCTCCAACATacattattgttttaaaaataaatgcatattatttaatggaaaaatatatttaaatgtaatactttaatttccataatttaattttcactGGAAACTACAAATATACCCCTAAAAATCGAGGGTACTATAAGATATAATGCATGAATTTCCAATTTTCAAGTGCCCTTCTTtttcatataaaatatgtgCGGCAATTCAACCTACATTGAGATCTTCATACATACTTACATATGGTACTTACAAATAGGTATGtattatgtaatatatatCTGCTTTTGGGCCTCGACTTGGATTTATTTTAGCGCCGCAGCCAGACAAGTCAACCGGGTGGCAACGATTTGTGGTTTTGGCCAATTGCCGTAACATATGGGTTACAAAATTACCAATTATGCTAATGGCAGAGATGGATCCTTAAACTTATATAATAGATAAGGGTAAGAAAAAGATTATTATAAGGAtaataaattaagtaaattttgaaaattgtacCTCTGATTTTATTACAacgtttttttgaaaacaaataGACCTTtgcaataacaatttttaacttatttgataataaaatataaaatatacttttaaatgatatagataaattttattagactttaattaatatttataagatataaaaatttatatatgttcaatattaaatatttcataaggACTTAAAGTAAGAGTTATAGAGAAGAGAGATTTATTTTCaagcaaaaatgggggaaTATGTAAATAGTAGTCCTAAGGAAATCTtataccataaaaaaaaaaaattaaacaaatgaaaaatattttattagtaaaaataaaataaatctcgcatttttaataactatattacTCGCAGTCAAGCTATAATTTATGCCCTAATCTTCTCTTCTTCCAATCTTGTCCCATTTTAAGTaacttaataatttataaataaatcagTCCAAGTTTACCAATCACTAAACCATGTAATATGGCACTTGAGccaagttcttttttttttggccagaagTTCAGTTTTGGCCGCAAAACTTGGCCAAGATAATCAGAAAAGTTTTCGTCTTCATGCGGGGACTTGTGTGTCATAACATTGCAATTGATTTCTTAGCTGTATTGGGGAAATGTAATTAGATTTGACCAGTTGCcccaaaacatgaaaaatatatacaacaaATCTAGTCGAATAGTGAAGAACTgctagttttttttctttggcaaaatatatatttttcaatctGGATTTATTTCCATTTCTTGGTTGcaagtttcgtttttttggcgaaaattgaaattgcaaAAGTCGTGCGGcaagaaaaaggaaaagctCCAGCCTCGACTTCGGCAACTTGATATTTTATTCGAATGCAAAGGCCAAATCCCACATAATGCATCTGCAAATAGGGACAAACAAGCGGAGGACCCGCAGATCCTGATCCCAACAAACATTCCTACATGTTCGGCTGTCTGTTTTTCCGGACAAAcgagaaaaaaatcaaataaaataaaagacgaGAGGAAACCCCGTTGGGTTTTGGGGTTTCTGGTTTACGGATGGGATGGTCTTGAGCGGGAGTTACTACTGATGCTGCATGCTAAAGGATTTTCTTGTCTATTTTGGCGGGATTATGGCCGCCACTCGTCCGCCATGTCCTGGATCCTGTATCCCGCAGCCTGGACTCGTGAGTCGAGCCTGTGGCAAATGGCAACATATTTTGGTCTTATGTAGGCAGTAATTGACTGCCACTGGTTTTATTTCAAGATTAAAAAAGGTTGTACCTCAAGAATCTACTAATTAGCAATATAAAGGTAAATTTATAGAACAAACTTACTGTATTTCAAGTTATATATCTTAAACCTAATTAAATAATCAGCAAAAGTAAGCCTTCTGTATTGTCATAGCCTTTcaagttctttaaaaaattatcatttattataaaaacaatttaacattcaaaacataataaatacatacataatttAACCTAGGACTATTGCCAATAAATGCTATAATGCTATCAATATAAGTACTCAAGTAATTAGTAAATAGTTACtctttttataatatatttacttattttttccCATGTTTGCTGCGAAGAGGTCGATTTTTGTTATATCCTTGTTACTTGGCCGCTGGGCTTTTTTCAGACAGCTGCCTACGCGCTCTGGAAACTTGGCTCAGTTCGGTTCAAGCCTTGTTTCAGACCAAGAACAACTTTGTAGCTGCGATGATGAGCCAGGGGGAGCTATAAAGTATTTGCCGAAAATAGCTTGGAACATTTTCATACTCTCCAGTGAAGAGGGTCCATGTGGTAGGACGTCTGTGGAAGTAAATGTGgattattttggccaaaaaattatatttaaaacgtCAATCAAGCCTTATCCACTTCATACTTATTTGAAACCTGAAAATAAAGTCTAAAAATTACAAGTAAGTGTGAAAAAAGTATAGACTTGAAGACCTGATGTCTTGGCATTCATAAACTTGTGTTGCCGAAAATCTACTCCTTGGGAATGGACGGATTTTCTGGTGAAGGGACGAGGCTAAGTCTGGGCCAAAGTTGTGTTGCCATTTTCGCTGAAACTGGCGTAACTGGCGAACTGGCAAAGTCGACTCCTTTGGCATAGTTTCTGGGATGTGGCCGGGTTGGTAGTTGCACCGCAAGTATCTGTTGCAACAAAAGCCAAGACAACTATGCCCTGGTCTTTGCTCCATTCCAAGCAGCTAGCAGCCAGCATCCAGCATCCGGCAGCCAACCCATCGTATTGCCAGGTGAAACTTCTCCAGGACCTGGCTACCAAAAACTAAGCCCCAAAACGTCGCTTGACATGGCCGCAAAAATCTGTCATCTTCTCAGCCAACTTCATTGCGCCTTTTGCCGTGTTTTCGAGCCAATGCCTGCCGGTGGATACCAAATAGTTGTGTTGCCTGCTGTTGTCGGACGAATTACACAAATTGAGTGAAAGCCACAGGACACCTGAAAATTATGCAAACAAGGGAATTTTATGCTTAATTTACTTTCAAACGGAATGCCATTGGCTGTGGGATTAGAATTCTTGAAGAACTGCAATAAAGTATTGTAATTTTAGTATCATTTTAAAGCAATTACTTGTTTCTTGGAAGGCATTCATTATACGAATTTCAATATTTACAATCTTGCATCTTTAAAAGTTTATggaattgaaaatttaaatcttaAGTAGTCAAATAATTTTAGTCAAGTTTTTAACAAGTTTTTGGGTCTAATTTTTAAACTAATATTAGTGAAGTTTAAAATTTGCTCAAAAAAGGATTAGACAAAACGGCTATTTAGGATTTATGAACAAGTGAACCCATTtactaatatttaataagCTAATACGGACAAGACAAAATTCAATCTTTATCCTTTGCCAAGAAAAATAGTtcctaattaaaaaatttcatacAAAACCATATACTTAATCTTAACTATTACCTTTTCCATTTGTTATTTATCTTTCTGTTTTATTGCAGTTTAAATGTGCAAGCTTCTACCAAAGCCCGtcataatatttatattacaGAAATTTCCCAGCTTAATCCGCTCCATTTAATGCTTACATATAaacatatttatgtatatgatgtacatatatgtatatatttatgggAGAATATTCAGAGAGAGCTTAAAAATGAAACACGGCTTATAGACGGCTTAGCACACCAGCTCGCCAAGCTCGGGTTCGGGTTCGGGTTGGAgcattttgtatttgttttttggtgcTGGAGTCTCCATTAAAACGATGCCACACAAATTAGACTATAAATCGGCGCCAAAGTCCCGAAAAGCGTCGAAAATCTGGGCAAATCCTCTCAGGACCAACCTCTCCTCGGGCATCTCGGCATCCTGCCCTCCTGGCGTGCATATTGAAAGCGACAGacgttttaatttaattaaaagccaaaaTGCCGGCCAacaattttggccaaattcgtgGCGACCATACGGCGTAGGTACGTGTTTCATATTTCCAGCCATGAAATATGcacgtatgtacatacatacatatatggatTTCCAAATCAGCCAGTGCCATTGCTCCGAGGTCTAAAAACggaataaatacatatatatatatatgtacacacATGTTAATGGACGGTACCGGAAACCGCGAAAACCACACACCGGAAAACTAAACACGGCCGGTAAGGACCGCATTTGAATGAACATGGCCAACTAACAACTAACCTGGCTTTGAAGGAGTGGCGCTGCCTCTGGATCATGGCCTAAAATACAGCTAAACTTTGgtataatttcaataaaactGAGATTGTTTGTAAATAAAGCTTATGTTTATAATGTGACCAGATTCAAAATAGCGAGAGGATCAGTGTTGTGTAACACAGATATTTCGGAAATTGgattttaaggttttttataaattttttaggtAATTAAAGTCTGTTTTAGTCTGGTAATTAAAGTCTGAAATAAacggaaattaaaaatgttacagGTTTagttaagaaaattaaatttatagcCATAAAGAAGCCACAGTAGCAGCTCATTCCGTAGGGATTCTGCCAGGCCTTATGATAAAATTAGGTGAGTGGGATTCTGCCAACTCGTTAGCGCTTAGCCAGCCAAACCATAAGGCCAATATCAATGTTGACGTTAATTTGGGACTCATCCAGGCTTGGACAGGTTTTTCTAACGAAGTGAAAGTGCCTCTGAAAGGGActgttatattttttgtttagatAATTGATATCAAGGCTTAGTTAAGTGAATTTGGGTTCATCTTTTTTCAAATCTCTTTAATACTTTTTATTTGCCAAATTgaattagtttatttttaagttttttgtttacttttaagGTCCCACTAAtaccttaaatatttttcattaaaaacggTTATTAGTGAGGAGATGCGTGACATGCTTAGTTGAGGGTTGCCACTAAGCACGCGAATCCATTCTTCGATTTTTAGCTGAATATATactttgaattattttttattagctAAATTAAAGCTAGACCCTTTtacttatttaaaataagacaTATTTTGGTGGGAGGTTGGGTTGAGGCAAATGATTATCTTGTTAGCTGAAAAGCCGCAGCAAAACGGTGTCCGATTCAGGTTGCCAAGATTTATTTATCTATTGTGTTCTCCTTGGggcttatttttattattcgtTTTGTCCAGAAAGTGGAAAAGAGaataataaacatatatatgtatatatataaataatttttccagCCAAGTCATTAACGTTATCGGGCCAAAAAATAGTGAAACGAAAAAGGGAAATATTGCAGATTCCCACCAGGCCCATATTCATAATAGCCTGGTTCATTAGAGCACCCCATTTGGCTGCAAGTCGTTTGCATTTTCATAGCGGCAAGAAATATTCACATTTTCTAGCTTTATGCCAAATGGAAACTTAATGGCATTTTCAACTCTACCTCTCTCCCATCCCTACTCTTATTCCCATTTCCGCTCGTGTCATCGTAACAGTTTGCCCACCTCTAGAAGGCGAAGCTTCCTTTCCCGCGTGACTTTTGGCTGAAATAGTGTTTCTGGTGGCAACTTTTTCATCTTAAAACATCTAGTTTAGTTTATTTGAAGATCAGTGAAATAATCATAAACCTGAAAGAATATTGTTTATTCTATAAGTGCTCGCTTAAAGTTTCGGGTTGTTTTTTACTGAATTCGTGGAAACAAAGATTTTTGTTTGGCATCTGATTTTGCCGGCAAGAGGTAAGTTTCCATTATTACATTCATTTAaccagttttatttttatttgagtgcTTAATcgtatttaattatatacGTTCTTCAATTTATTCGGTAATTAATATAAGAAACATTTGTGATGTGTGTTTTTTCCTTGTTTGTTTCAAGTGTCGCGTTGCTTctgagaaaataaaaagtttatgAATCTTTTGCCTGCTTTCTAGAATTCATACGTTGCGTCTGCGCATTggagttttttagttttcgcaCAGATTTTTTCGACTTTTAACCTTCTAAACGTGGTCAGATTGGTTCGGTTGGGAACAATAACCGCGCATGCGCGAAGTTTTCTAAGTACTTTtctatgtacatacatatttttgacAACTTTAGCTAACAACTTTCTAAACGTGCCATTCCCTAACCTAAAAAATTGGTTTTTTCGCACTTCAAGAAAAAGAaagttaaaattataaattttgatAGCTTGTTTTCAGATCTTGTGGTTAACATAAAAGTGTCTGcgcaataaataatatttagcTTAACAGTTTTTTAGcaacacatatgtatgtatgtatatatgtttatcATCTGCTTCGTGTTCGCGccaatttgacaaaaaaaaaatgctgtgcttggtatttattattttggaaCATCTAATAACGCAATGCTGCGACTTGGTACATTCGATTTTTTGGGTGTACAACCTCCTCCTTTAAGTGTGCCATTTTCTAACATAAACATTGtttgaattataatttaaaatgttttatatttctttttcaatttctttttAGGATCATGTCGGACCGTGGTCAGAAAATGAACATTGACGACATGTCGACGGATAAGCTCAAGCCACCAGAACGACCCAAACGCATCGGCTCGGCACCGACTAACAATCCACCACGATCCGGAGCACACATGCGACGTCTATTTACTAGTCCGGAACCCGATTCCTCGGATTCTGACAATGAAAATTTGGCAGCCAACTTGGTACCCACTAGTCCGATTCCGCGGAGTGCCTGGTTGACGAATCCGCGGGTTAATAGATTCCTTTCTTATGGAAATtgtaagtatatatataacttccttattataatatattttcctAACACATCCAATTATCAGCATCGTTCAAACCTATAAAAGCTTCCGCCTCAGAGAAATCCTCGGCCCAGGTCCAGAAACCTGTCCCGATTCGTTCATCTAATGGCTGCAAGCCGGGTTCAGGATTCAATAACAAAAATGCTAGTTTGGACACCGAGCCATCGACTTCATCGGGACGCAGACATCCTAGCACTAGTCGCATTAATCCTCGGCGGATTGTCAACGATGCAGAAACCCAGACAGGCGATATGATGACCAACGCCGAAACACAAGTGTCACAATGCGATTTCGATGCAGGTAAGTGGTTGCCTTGTGATCTCTCCGTCTTTACCAAGATGCCCAGTTTCCTTTTGCAAAAAGTTGCCAGACTAGATAAGACTAGACGAATTTATAAACCCATTTTTCCAGCCGCATCGTCGGATGACTCTATGACGGCTTTGGACTCGATGTCTCCGAGATCTTTTTCTGGGTTCGAATTTTACCATAAATTTAATGAACTTCCTAAAGAGGAGAACGATGAAACCCCTAGACGCATGTCTGTGGATACGGCTCCAGAGCTAGCGGAAGCTCCTATTACTTTGAACGAATTTGTAGGAACTCCTGCCACTACTATTGAAGGTAATATAAAGTCGACCCATGTCATGATCTTGTAAATAAACTGGTTCTTCCTTAGGGTCAATGCCTCCCCAGCCTTCCTCAAATCTGGTCAGTAGCATCTTCGTGGAAGCCCCAGGCCCCGCCAGCATTACTGATTCTTCCTTGGGGTCAGTGATACGTGGCCCCCAGCCTTCCTCAAATCTGGTCAGTAGCATCTTCGTGGAAGCCCCAGGCCCCGCCAGCATTACTGATTCTTCCTTAGGGTCAGTGCATCGCGGCTCACAGCCTTCTTCAAATCTGGTCAGTAGCATCTTCGTGGAAGCCCCAGGCCCCGCCAGCATTACTGATTCTTCCTTGGGGTCAGTGATTCGTGGCCCCCAGCCTTCCTCAAATCTGGTCAGCAGCATCTTCGTGGAAGCCCCAGGCCCCGCCAGCATTACTGATTCTTCCTTAGGGTCAGTGCATCGCGGCTCACAGCCTTCTTCAAATCTGATCAGTAGCATCTTTGTGGAAGATGGCTCGGCCAGCATTGGGTCCAATCAGCGCAATCAGCTAGCCATTACCTATCCGGCTCCCAAGAAGCGGCGCATCGAAACGAGTGAAGCCAGTGGCAGTGGTGCTGGGGGCAGTGGGGCTGGAGGCGGAAATTCTCAAGGCGAAGGTCCTGGATGCAGTGGTGCTTTAACGTTTGGCGGCAGTAGTTCTGGAGATAATGGGGCTGCAGGTGCTGAAGTCCGTCTTACTAGAAGTTGTATTTTGATGGAATCTTATGATGGAGGTAATGGTCCTGCAGGCAGTGATGCTGGAATCAGTGGTGCTGGAGGCCGTTGTCCTAATGGCATTATTTGGAGTATTTTGGAAAAAGGTGGTGAAGGCGGAAGCTCCAAAGCCTTTACCTGTGGCGGCCGTGGTACTGGAGCCGGAGGTCCTGAAGGAGGAGATCCTGAAGGTAGTGGAGGAGGAGAGGCTGTCGTCGTAGGTACTGGAGGCGGTGGTCCCGTTCTTGGAGGCTTCAGCTTTGCAGGCATTGTTGTTGGAGGCAATGGTGCTGCAGGGAATAGGAGCATTCTTTggataaaaaaaggaaatggaGGCGAAGGTCTCGGAGGCAATGGTGCTGGAAACAGTGAAGCTGGAGGCCATGTTCCTCAAGGTGAAAATGCTGTAGGTGCTACAAACagtggtcctggtcctggagGGCCTGGAGACTTAAGCTTTGGAGGAACTATTCCTGTCTGGATAAAACAAGAAACTGGAGGAGACGGTGGAGCTGGAGGTCATGTTTTTGAAGGTGACAATTCTGCAGTTCCTGATGACGGTGGTCCTGGGCCTAGAGGCTTAAGCTTTGGAGGCATTGTTACTTTAGAGATTACTGGAAACGATGGCACTGGAGGTTTGGGAGACAGTGGTACTGAGACCAGAGACTTAAGCTTCGGAGGCAGTAGTCCTCAAGACAATGGTCCTGGGCCTGAAGGATTTTATTATGAAGAGAGCAATCCTGAACGCCTTGATCCTGATGACTTTGGTGTTACCCCTGGCATTGCCCGTCCTTGTCGGAATCCGGCATGCCCCAATAGCTACGATAGCGACGAGGAGTTGAGTGTTTAATTTTGCAACCAAATATCCGTttgccactttttttttctttaataattaagCAACGCTCTCATCACATTTCAACATTAGAATTAGTATGGTTTTGGAAAGAAATCTTTCCAATTAATTCCATGTAACGCACACATTgaagtgttttttgtttttcttttttatcaAGACATCAATATATGAActcttatgtttttttttttaaataaatactcaCATTAAACAAGGATtctttataaaatacaaacttAATTGTTTTTGGAATTAAAAGGCTTACATtttttcaggaatttcttttataaaagCAGTGGCTGCGTCTTAGAAAAACAATACTTAAATGGTAagctaattatttttttgaatttggtttcaaaatattaaatttttccctACCCTTCTAAAAACTTGAAAGTATCCCTGTAAAAATGTGTAGCATTTCTTCCATTTGGTGgcacaattaaatttttgcagCGCTTAGTTCGGCTTGTTGGTGTTGAGGTGTGTGGGGGTGTTGGCTGGCTGCTCTCGTGTTCATGTTGCAACAgtttttccccaaaaatttCCCTGGTTCCCCACAATTTTCCTTTCATCAGCAGAGGCCACATGCCTTTGCTT is part of the Drosophila bipectinata strain 14024-0381.07 chromosome XL, DbipHiC1v2, whole genome shotgun sequence genome and encodes:
- the LOC108134352 gene encoding uncharacterized protein: MSDRGQKMNIDDMSTDKLKPPERPKRIGSAPTNNPPRSGAHMRRLFTSPEPDSSDSDNENLAANLVPTSPIPRSAWLTNPRVNRFLSYGNSSFKPIKASASEKSSAQVQKPVPIRSSNGCKPGSGFNNKNASLDTEPSTSSGRRHPSTSRINPRRIVNDAETQTGDMMTNAETQVSQCDFDAAASSDDSMTALDSMSPRSFSGFEFYHKFNELPKEENDETPRRMSVDTAPELAEAPITLNEFVGTPATTIEGSMPPQPSSNLVSSIFVEAPGPASITDSSLGSVIRGPQPSSNLVSSIFVEAPGPASITDSSLGSVHRGSQPSSNLVSSIFVEAPGPASITDSSLGSVIRGPQPSSNLVSSIFVEAPGPASITDSSLGSVHRGSQPSSNLISSIFVEDGSASIGSNQRNQLAITYPAPKKRRIETSEASGSGAGGSGAGGGNSQGEGPGCSGALTFGGSSSGDNGAAGAEVRLTRSCILMESYDGGNGPAGSDAGISGAGGRCPNGIIWSILEKGGEGGSSKAFTCGGRGTGAGGPEGGDPEGSGGGEAVVVGTGGGGPVLGGFSFAGIVVGGNGAAGNRSILWIKKGNGGEGLGGNGAGNSEAGGHVPQGENAVGATNSGPGPGGPGDLSFGGTIPVWIKQETGGDGGAGGHVFEGDNSAVPDDGGPGPRGLSFGGIVTLEITGNDGTGGLGDSGTETRDLSFGGSSPQDNGPGPEGFYYEESNPERLDPDDFGVTPGIARPCRNPACPNSYDSDEELSV